The sequence ttttcttccctagCATGTATTCCTGACCTGTCCTGTCCCCCTCTGTGCAGTGTCTGTAGTGTTTGGCCCATCTGATGCTGGTTCCTTGTCAGCAGGTCTGGTTTGTTGCTGGTTGAATACATGAAATGTCCTCGGAGGAGACAAGTGGAGGTCTGGGGCAAGGCCAGCAGCCGGGGAAGGGCTGGGCTGGCCCCTCTTCTTTAGTTTTTTGCCACAATCTGGTTTAGCTTGGTCTCCTCTGCTGGCAAGCTGCAGCACAACTCAAAAGTGTTCCTCAAACCCTGAGCAGATGGAGCACTTTGTGAAATTCAAGAGCGTATTTTTAGAGACCTTTTcctcaattttttaaatgtatatagTATAACCTTGTCCTTTTAGGTGTCTGATTTCATTAAGCACAGGGGTATTTTAAAGTAGCAAGGCAAAATCCAGCAATCCCTGAAGGCCCTTTTGAAGGAACAACCTTTCTTTAGAGCCATTGAGAGACTGTGCGCTTTTAGAGTGGCACCTGGGGTGTTTGGGATGACTCTTCAAgtgcagatggaaaaaaagcagattcaCGAGAGGAAAAGCTTTGGTTTGGGACCCTTTATAAGCTGTCTTCTACATTTGTGATCTGTATTATTTTGACCCCAAAAACCTGACTTTGTGATCATTGAATGAAAAGCTGTAATGTCTTATGTGTTAGGATATAGCAGAAGTGCCTAGGTTGGTGTGTGAGCGTTATCTAATGTATTTAGTTGGAAGAGAAAAGCCCTTATCACTTGTTTGGACAATATGTATAAAATCCAgcttggttggtttgtttcctCATGTTCTCTTTGAACGTGGTCTTGCCCTTTGACTGTGACTGGGAAGAGTGGGTCTGATAGCAGAAACCTTTGAACTTATCAGGCTCCCACCACTCCGGGGATGTGTCTGCCAGCGGTGCTTACACCAAGATGTGCCAAAAAAGGATGAGGAGCCTGTCTTAAAGTGGTTGGTCCTGAAGCAAAAGCCTGTTTTTCTTTGGGTTCATAACAGAAGCTCTTGTGCTTTCTCTTATGTAGCTGGTGCAAGTATGTGAAGCTGCATTTTCGTTAAGGAAGGTGTTAATGGATGTCCCATGGAGTTGTAGTTTCCCAAAGGTGAGTGAGAGGCATTGGGAGTTGAGAGACTTGCTCTGGGATGTCACGCCGTCATCGGCATCCTTCCTGTGTATGGGCTTGTgcaaaggggaagggggggatttggggaggAGAACGGAGACACCAGTCTGTTGTGAAAAGAGGAGGGTGGACGTGTGGGAAGGGGATATGGCTAGACCAGGATTTCAAGAATAAGTCAGAAACTGCTCCTTGAGGGTGCTGAGAAAAGATGTGGTTTCCCAGTGCTGAGATGTGCTGGAAGCTCTGGGCAAGAGAACCTGCCCTGGGTGCTGTCCCCCCATCCTCGCAGCACCAAACTCCTTTTGCCACCTGCTTTTTATGTCTGCAGCTTCCCTTTCCCCCTGCCTTGGGGGGGGTTATGTTGCttatttttgggtttgtttttttaagatgaaCAGGATCATCAGTCTTAGAGCCTTTTGGTGGTTGTAGATgtctttgtggtttttaaatGGATTATGGCACCTACAAATTTTAACTATGTATAGAGCTCACTAAACAAGTTATATGGGTCCTGTCTTCAGCGGGATGTTGTTGGGTGTGCTGTGGTTCCCACTTTGCATGGAGGAACGTTCTTGCCAAGCTGAGAAGAGCTGGATTATTCAaccatttcttttcatctcttaCTAAAACACACGCGCTCCACTCCTCACCGGAGCCTTGTTGCTGTcggttcattttttttctgttgcatccTCTACAAAAGCGATTGCAACTGCCTCAGGGCAGAGTTTTGTGGGATGCTGATGTTGTTATGTGCCTGTTCAAAACTCAGAGCGGGGAAAAAGGGCATGAGGACACTGTGCACGTGGGTATTTTAGAGGTCTTGCTCTGGACAGTCACTGCTGTATGCGGCGTGGGGTTGTGCGTGCAGAGCAGCCTGGGAATCCAGAGTGGGAACGATCACAAACGCTCACAGAAATCGAAACTGGGGGTGCTCTGCCTGGCCTCTGGCACACCTTTGCAGCACGAAatacagccccagccctgctctggggtCGGGACGTGTGTCGGTTTGGATCTCTGCGTGGGTGAGACCCGGGGGTGCTGTCTGTGGGGGCCCCTTTGGGTCCTTCGGGGCGGAGGGAGCCTTTCTGACCCTGACCCTCCCGCCACGGCCGCTCACGGGGAGCGGGACCCATCCCTGGCAGGCAGGACCCGTCCCCGCAGCCAGGGCTCCCCCGCTCTCGCCGCCGCCCTCGCTCCCCCGGGTGCAGCCGCCGGTGCCCGGGGGGGCGAtgccgggggccggggctgggccggCGGCGGTGTGGCCGCCGTGTCCtgttccccccccgccccgccgcggccgggccCGTCCCCTCCCACCGTGGAGCCAAGTTCAAACCGCGGGCCCCGGCGGAGCGGGACGCGGCGaaggggccgggccgggccgggctccccGGGAGCCGCCGCAGGGTCCGCGCCGGCGGCCCCCCAGCTCCCGCGGGGCTCCATGGTGAGTGCGCCGGGGCCGCTGCCCCTTCCCGGCCCCTTccccgccccgggggctgcGCTTCCCGGGACCCCCCTGGAGACCGGAGCCCCCCGCCGGGATGGGACTCGCAGCAGCCGGGATGGGGCTCGGGACCCGCCGGGACGCGGCTGGTTCTCCTGGGATGGGGCTTGGACGCAGCGGGAGAGGGGCCGGTCCGGCCGGGAAAGGGCTTGGACCAGTCGGaacggggctgggctgggtcaggatggggcttggagccgGCTGGGAGGGTCGCGGTGGGATGGAGCTGGCAGgcggtggggaaggggctgcggTCCGGCTGGGAGGGGCTAGTccagctgggaccaggctgCTGTGGCCACGATGGGGCTTGGACCTGGCCGGGATGGGGCTTGGACCTGGCTGGGGACGGGGCTTGGACCTGGCTGGCCCCAAGGGGGAGAACGGAGGGTCTGTCCCTGCCCGGGGCTGTggcaggtgctggggctgcgggTGGTGGCAGGATCCCTTtgggcaggagggtgctggggacagggtCCATCTGGCTGGATGGACCTGGGGACCCCAGTGGGGCTCCCGGGCAGGCGGCAGGCATTGCCCCTGGGTGGCTGGGGCTAGCGCGAGTGCCACCAGGAGCTGCTCTATCAATAATGGTGATTTCCCTTATCTCCTCGTATTTGCTGGAGGATTAGAGCCGAGGAAGAGATTAGCTTCAGGTGGAGCAGGCTGGGTCTGTCCTGCGCCCGcgctccctgccagccctcccGTGGGAAGGGACCGGCCTCACcccggagctgccctgcctgccgtGGGAATGGGAGCAAGGGGAGAAGGAATAACCCCAAATCAGCCGCTGAACTTCCCTTCCTCTGTCCTGAAGGGTGGGAAGCAATGGCCAGGACCGGGGTTTGCCAGCTCGGTCTCTCCCCCGCATCCCTCTCTTGGCACCGCTGCTTCCCTGCTCTCTGTGGGGGTGTGGGAAGCACCTCCTGCACCCTCCAAGCTCCCGGCCCGCTGCTCGCTGAGCTTTTTGAACTGGAGGCTGCGCTTCCTCCCGTCCTGAGGGCTGAGAGTCCAGTGCCAGGCTTAGTGCCTGGAAATGCTGTAAATGGTGCGCTTTCTCCTGGAATTGTGTCCCAGAGGTTTAATAAGCCACTTCAGGGAAGTCATTCCCAGTTTAATGGTGAAATCGCACGGCCTTGTCTTCCCGGCGGAGGAGGCTTCCTGAGAGCAACCCTTAGACTTTGGACGCTGTGTCCTCATGGAAGCAGCGCTCTCCTTGGGTGTCCCTGGGGATTATACCCTCGGCTCTCTGCTGAAGCACCTCTGGGGCGAGATCTCTGTGGGTGTGCAGAGAGCAACGCCAGCAGCACGGGGAGGCTCTTCCCTGCATGGAAGGCGCGTGGCAGTTACGGCAGCTGAAGAGCCCCGTGGGATTTGTACGGGTTGCACGTGGATTTGCTCATCTCCTCGCACGCGCTTCTGCTCCCAGGTGACACCTGTGGCCGTGGGTTCCCAGAATTGTGGCACGTTGGGTTTCGCCTTGTGTTAAGCTGCCGTCActcctgctgagctgcaggagcaggagggtggGAAAAGGTTTCCTTGCTCTTTTGGAGTCGGGACCAGCCCTTTGTGGAGCCGGGAGCACGGAGCAGATGCAGGTTGTACAAACCAACCCTCCAGGTTCCCACCGAAGGGCAGGATGGGGATGGCGTCTGCCTGGGCTCCCACTTCAGCAAGGGAAATTCTTCCTTCTGGCTTCTCTGAGCAAAAAGCCAAGCCCAAGAGGCAGCCGTGGCCGGGATGGCAGTGAACCCGCTGGGATGCGAGCTGGGGCTCGGGGCAGGCAGCTGccggcagcaggcagggctgcctcctcttcctcctcgcGCTCTTTGGCCGTGGCGCAGTGGTTGCATATTTGGAAGGAGCTGAGCTGCTTTCTGCCTGCCCAGACCTGACGCCCAGAGAGGGGGGGATTTTTTGGGGGCTTTTCCTGCCAATGGGAGATGATAGAAGTGCCCTGATGCCAGGACAGGGCTGCAGCGCTGTGCCACCTCTCAGCGACGCGGAGCCGTGGAGAGCTGTCGGGCTCCTTTCCTGGCAGATGCTGTGTGTGTCTCAGGCTTTCCACCCTCGCCCCGCTGCTGTGGGACTGCTCAAATATCCCCGGTCCTGGTCACCTGAGGTTGCGCTGGCTTTTACTCAAAGGGACTCATCCCTCGGAGGGTCCAGCCGTCCCCTCCCCGTGCTCCCGCCAGCTCAGATGTCAGCACTTGGGTTTCCCCGCTCTGCCGGGGCTGGTTTGGGGCTGCCGGGAAGGTTTGGAGGCAGCCAGGACACGCTGATGAGAGCAGGctcttgtgctgcttctgtctgGCTCTTGTGCGAGGGCACCGAGCCCGGGGGCAAGTGGGGGCTGTGTGGGAGCTGGGAGAAACGCTGAATAAAATCCCAGCAGCCCCTCTGGGCCACGGGGGCTGTGTGGTTTGCAGGGTGCAGAGAACATCCTCCCGAGGGTGTGTGAAGCCCTCTGTGTCGAGATGTGGAGGTGCTCTCCAAAGAGCAGGGCAGgaccctgcctgctccccttGATTTTGGGTGGTTGAGGGCCTGGCCTTGAAATGCCACAAGCTGGGGAGGTACTGGGGACCCTGTTGGGGCAGAGGGCTTAGGGACAGACCCTACAGACCTAAAAGGTCCCTGGCACACCTCTGTGCTTAGTACCCGGCTGCTGGCACCGGAGAGGGCTCAGTGTGTGCCCGGGCTGCGCTGAAGCTGGAGCAGTTTCTCAAGGGCTTTGCTCCAAGAGGAGATGGCTCGGCTGGGAGGATGTCCTCTGGGAGGGACACAGATGAGCCCCCTCCTGCATGTGCTGGGTCTTCAGGGGACAGGTCTGATGGGGGCTTGCGGTGAGGGGCTGAAGGCAGAGCCCGGAGCATCCCTTCGTCCCCAGCTGACGCCGAACCCTCCCCTGCGCAGATTCTCCCCCGGGCGCTCTCCTGCACTgttctgctcctcctgctcgTCGCCGTGCTGAGCAGAGGCAAGAGGTGCAGCATCGCCAAGATCCTCCGGCAGTACCGCGCCGTCATCTTCCACGAGATCCAGAACCTGGTGAGCCGGGGTGGGGTCTTCCCGGGGCCCTGGGTCCCCACTCTGGGGGATGATGTTGAGCTGGATGCGGGTGGGGAGGGATGAGCCTGGAAAGCTCAGCGTGGGGTTGGCCGCTTTGCCGGTGTTCCTGGAGAGAGTGTGGTGTTTAAATGGGGGATTCCTGCCCTGTGTGGGGGGCACGGATGCTTCGGGGTGCCTCATCTTCTCCTTGCTTTATTGCTCCAGAGAAGCCTGAGCGGGTCGGAGGGCAGGAGCGGAAGGGCCGGCCCAGCTTGTCGTTCGGACAAGGTGAGCACCGAGGCACCTGGGACTGGGGCATCATGTGGGCATTGCCCTGGGCCGAGCCAGCgagccccctccctgcccgggGCCACGTGCTTCTCTCCTCTCCAGGACCAGAAGATCCTGCTGTCCATCCACAACATCAGCATGTCCCTGCGGGAGGTGGCAGCCGGCACCCTGCGCGGCCCCGAGGAGCTGGCGCTGTGGAAGGTGGCCAGAAACACCGACTTTGTGCTCAGGGAGAACTGCAGGAAAATCAGTAAGGTGGGAGCCCTGCCCCTTCCCAGTCACCCCAGTGGTTCCCAGTTCCCCAGCATCCGGGCTGCGGGCAGAGCCTGCCCTGTTGTGTGCTCTCTTGGCTGCCCGTGAGGATTCCTGGCAGCATCCCGGGCATGAAGGTCCGTGCTGGGCTGTGGCGGGGGGATGCTGGCAGCATTCAGCTGGCCAGGGAGGGACGTCTGGCTGTGGCAGCGTGGGACAAGCTGGTGGGGTTTCACCACCAGCTCCCAAGTGGGTTTGTCCACCAGTGCCGAGATGCCACAGCTGATGGGAACACAGAGCCTTGTCCCGGTGGGATGCTCTCCCGATGGGTGGACGCACCCAGTCCTGCTCTTGCGCCTGGGTGCTCATAGGCAGGAACTGGGATTTCTCCCCAAAGGGCTGGTCCGGGCTCCCCCAGCATCCCCGGGGCTCTGCTGGGGAAATGCCGTCCGGGAGGATCCCCTACAGCAGCCGCCAGCAGCTCATTAACCAGTGGGGAAGCCCTGGTGCAGCTCTGGCGCGGTGCTGGGGCCGTGctcccccccatccccggggAATTCAGCTGGGGCTGACCCTGCCCCGGGTTTGCTGGCGTGGGCTGCAGGTGCCTCTGCTCTGGAAAGGTGCCTGCACACCCAACCTGACCTGCTGCCCTGCACGTGGATGTGCCGTGGGGTGAGTGCTGCGGGCCTGGGGGGTACGGCCAACTctgggagccctggggaccCGAGAGTGTGTCCTCGCCGTGGCCACGGGCGCTTTGGCCACCCCAGCCCGCAGCTTTGCCCAGACAAACCCCACGGGCGGTGGCTTTCGCCCTCCTGACTAACACCTGCATGGTGGTAGGTGGGTGTTTCTGCTCCCTCGGCGCGTCGCCCGCAGAGCCCGGCACAGCCCCGGCGCGGGGCACCCGGGcgcaggaggaagcagctgcGGGAGATCGGGAGGAAGGCGGAGAGGCTGGCGACCTGCTGGGAGAAGCTCTACGCCCTGCACGCACCCCGCCGTGCCCCCCGGGACTCGTAGGGACGCCCTCGGCGTGCGCCTGGGATGAATTCAGccctgaagtcagtggagctgCGTTGAACCCGCGTTGACTTTGTTCTCCTGTTTCAAGCGGTACCCGGGGAGCGGCCCCCCGCCGCTGGCAGGGTGGTTGGCCAGGGGATGGCTGCGGCAGGAACCTGGGACACCCGAAACGTGGGcgagaagaagaggaagagctgaGAAATGGAGGCGAGGCGTTGGATTTCTGCGCTGCTCCTGGCCCAGCGTcacctgctgctttcctggggacAACGGTGGCCTTtcggggcaggaggagggcgCGCGGGGCCGTGGCTCGGAGGGCTCTGCTCAAGGTGGGACCGGGGTGCATCCACACCACTCTGTGGGTGGCCAGGCTGCGGAGAGGGACACGTGTCCCTGTCACACTGCTGGGACAGAGGGAGCAGCCGGGCACCCGTGGTGGGTGGGGAAGCCGGGGTGCAGCGCTGGGTGCCCAGGGAAGCCTGGTGAGGACTGGTGCCTGCAGATAAACCCCAGGCTCGAGGCCAAGGCTCGGCCTCTGGGATGGGCAGCACCAGGGAGGGATGTGGCCGCTCAGCACTGCGGGTGCCCCGGCACCCCCCAGTGAGCCGAGCCCAGTGGGACGTGGGGTTCGGTGAGCTGAGGAGCATCTGCCCTTGTCACCACACTCTGGCAGCACCCTGGCGAGGGTCCCCACCCCCCTGGTGGGTGGCAAACAGTCTCTGGGAAGCCAGAAATAAAACCTCTCCTTCCCTGGAAGCCCTTTTGGTGCTTTATCGGGTAAGTCAGGGACTCTTGTGCCATGGATGGGGCTGGCATGGTGCAGGGTCTGAGCATGGCATAGAGTCCAGGCAAGGTGCAGGGCTTGGGCATGACGCAGGGGCTGGCCATGGCACATGGTCCGGGCATGGAGCAGGGTCTGGCCGTGGCGCTGGGCACCGTGCCATCCTCTCTCTGCCCACGGGGCCCCATCCTGCACGTCCGTGCTGGTGCATGGGGGTGGAGGTGggggctctgctgcaggagctgctgctctgtgaggCCGTTCCCCTCCCCGAGCCGCGGGCAGGGCCGGAGCAGCGgccggggtggggtgggagggggctgccgtgggcccgtgcctcagtttccccatcccCTCTCCCGCGGGGGGAGCTGTGCGGGTCGGGAGCGGCTGCGGGGACACGAGGTGGCAGCAGCGGGCTGCGTGCGTGTGTCCCCACGGCCACGCCGCCATCCCCGTCCCCACCGGACCCTCGGTCCCCACCCCCGGTccgggcagggctgcaggcagcgggGGAGCAGTGGGCGCTGCCCACGAgtgggaccccccagccccatgcgCCCGGGAGGGGATTGGGGGCACCTTCCCCCGGGGGTTTCTGTGGGGGTTCAAGCAGCCGGGTGGGGTGAGgggtgcggggaggggagggggggctcgggggtccctgcccaccccctgcCTCTggagggtgggagaggagcCTGGAGAGTGGGGGGACTGCATTGCTGGGGTGGGTAGGAGAGGACCCCCCCCAGGCACAGTGGGACCCATGGGCACAGCAGAACCCTCTGGGCACACCAGGACCTCCTGGGCACAGCGGGACCCTTGGGCacaccaggacccccccaggcacagtgggacccccccagccacACCAGGACCTGCCGGGCACAGTAGGACCCCTGGGGTTTAGCAGGGTGCAGGATGGGCCCCTTGGTTTGATGGGGCCCCTGGTTTGGGGGTGGGAACAGGGGCGGCgcaggctggggatgctgctctGGTGGGGTCCCGCCAGGACCCCTGGGTGTTCAGCAGGATCGGGCCCGTGGGCCCTGGGAGATGCCATCTGCGTGGCACCGGGGCACGTCTGGGGACACCCCGATACCAGAGACCTCCCGCAGCTGCACCGGTGCCACGTTCCTCCCTGGACTCCTTCCTCCCaactccatcctcctcctcctcggggTGCCTGGCAGGGGACCAGGCTcaaactctgccttcttttcctcctgccctttCTGCAGCCTCCAGGGAGGGTTTGAACTGGTTGGGCTTCAAATTTCCTTATTCCCCCTCCTCATCCCAACCGCTACCCCCAAATATAACCACAATCCCCCCCGCCAGCATCCTGCCAGCATCCCAAAATAGCCCTATTGAtgctgggatgggactgggggTCCCGGCGGCTTATGCACGGGCACGGTGGCTTGGGACAGGGTGACTCACTGCCTCTTTCTACGTCAAGGCTGGAGCAAaatcctcctcccttctccatcAGCACCGTCCCAGATAAAACCAGAGCAATAAGCTCCCCGGGCTGGGGACCCCGGTGCGGTGGGGAAGGAATGAGTGcatggaaaggaaggaaagagtgaAGGAAGAGGctaaaaggggagggggaagcaaGGTCGAAGCGCTGGTGGAATCGCAGCGAAAACAGCCGGAAAAAGGAAACGggccctgaaaaaaaaaaaagtcacataaaAATAGCAGCAAAGCGAACCCAAGTGCGCAGCACATGGGAGTGAGCGCATTTCCTTCGAGGGCAGCGCCGCATGCTCCCGGCTGCTCTCGGGGACGGAGGGGGGGATGCTCTGATGTGGCTccagctgccactgctgctgtgacccccccaccagcccctgcctTGCCCGTGGCCCGGGTGGGCTTGTGCAATGCGCGCGTACGCGCGCATTGCACAAGCCCACCCGGGCCACGGgcaaggcaggggctgggatGCCATCTGCACGCTTGGGCACGCTACATGTGTGTTAGAGCATGAGGGGATGCGCAGGGTCAGGGGGCACTCCCTCGCCATGCCCTGGCCTGTGTGCCACCTCTCAGTTTGCGCTCACggcaggagatggggatgggacTGGTGGTCCTGCGTGGGATGGTGCTGCAGGCTGAGcgtggaggcagcagcagacccCAGCATGCCAAGGGGACCATGCCCAGGGGATGGTGGTTGCCCTGTTTCCGCAGAGCTGATGCCAGCGGCACGTTTCACCCCTTCGCACCGTCACCGTCCCACCGAAATACAGCTGCCTTTGGGCTCGAGCGGAGCTGGCACCATCCTGGGGTGCCAGCAGCCCCCATCGATGGTGTCCACGGAGGTCCAAAGCCCCCTGCTTTGTCCTCATCCCCCCCGcaagcggggctgggggcccgtcccctggcagccctggcactggggggcactggcaCACGCAGGCTGTGTCTGACGAAGCGGAGCAGCGTTTTGTTCTCTCCCATCTCCCTGCAGCATCGTAAAGCTGTTGAAAGCGCAGATTTACGGTGTGATAAACGCTCGGGGCTCTGCTGAATATTTTACTGCTCCCTCCTTTGGAGAGCGGTTGGTTTTGGAGGAGCGGGGAGAGCCGGGCGCGCGGCGGCACACCCAGGGGCATCGCTGCCCGGCTCCGGCTGGAGGATGGCGGGTCCCAGGGGACGGGGACCGAGCCGTGCTACAGCCCAGGTGGGTCCTGGCACCCCCCTggctggggtgctgggtgcctgaGCCCCACCGGGCAGTGGGATAGTGCTGACACCCCCAATTCCTTGTCCCATTGCTGGTTTTGGAGGCATCTGCAGACCAGATTGTGGCACGGCGTGCCAGGGTGCCCGTGCCAGGACATGCCAGCTGAGAGGCGGGGTGTGCCCAGGCCCAGCTCCGGGGGCTCTCCCATCGCCCGCTCCCCTGCTGGGTGCCGCAGGGGGCTGCGTCCTCgctgggaagggctgggtgatgctggggagCTGCTCTGCGCCGCTCTGCTGCCGCCAGCGAGAGGGTTGGAGCCTCGGGGCtgcgtgtgcatgtgtgtgtgcatgcatgtgtgtgtgtgcatgcatgtgcatgtaTGGGCATGCGTGTGTGCGTGTGattatgtgtgtgtgcatgcatgtatatGCATGTACACGTATGGGCATGTGTATCTGGGTGCATGCACGTGATTATGTGTGTGTAcgtgcatatatgtgtgtgagCATGGATGCATGCATGTGGTTTTGTGCGTGTGCATATGTGTCTGGGTGCATGTGTGTGAttatagaatcgttttggttggaaaggacctttaaggtgatcaagtccaaccgttaacccagcactgccaaggcccCGAACgttatgtgtgtgtgcatgggtgtGTGCATGCgaacatgtgtgtgtgtatgggtgtgtgcatgtgaaaatgcgtgtgtgtgtgcatgtgaacatgtgtgtgtgtgtgtatgggtgtgtgtgtgtgcatgtgaacatgtgtgtgcatacattCGCAGCTCCCCAGGCGGGTGCTGGCTCCGGTGACTCTCGACGCCCACCCGGACCCTGCTGCCCCTCCATGCCATAAGCGGGTGCACGATGGCTCCTGGCACGGAGCACGTCCATGCCAGGCTACTGAGAAGCCGGGGGGCCGCTGGGGCTCGGTTGGGGACCGGGGGGGACCGCGCTGCCCCCCACCACCacggcccccggccccgctgctcGGCCTGCGGCACCCTGCGCCGGGGCCCATTGTTCGGGcgcgcggggctgcggggcaggaTTCCTTTGTCAGAGCTCGGCGATATTTTATTCTAACAATTACCCAAACCCCGCCTGGGCTCCCGAGCCTGTTTGTGATTATTGGAGGGCGAATTCCCCAGCCTCGCTCGCTCCCTCTTGGTGCCGGCTCCGCCTGGGGCC comes from Nyctibius grandis isolate bNycGra1 chromosome 19, bNycGra1.pri, whole genome shotgun sequence and encodes:
- the C19H20orf204 gene encoding uncharacterized protein C20orf204 homolog; translated protein: MILPRALSCTVLLLLLVAVLSRGKRCSIAKILRQYRAVIFHEIQNLRSLSGSEGRSGRAGPACRSDKDQKILLSIHNISMSLREVAAGTLRGPEELALWKVARNTDFVLRENCRKISKVGVSAPSARRPQSPAQPRRGAPGRRRKQLREIGRKAERLATCWEKLYALHAPRRAPRDS